The following are from one region of the Etheostoma spectabile isolate EspeVRDwgs_2016 chromosome 15, UIUC_Espe_1.0, whole genome shotgun sequence genome:
- the slc25a23b gene encoding calcium-binding mitochondrial carrier protein SCaMC-3: MGEDEKGTCGHIRPGGNEENRDTGAALDPDRETKYAELFKQLDLNKDGRVDINELRTGLAARGLHRGEAEEIVLESDINHDGLLDFQEFSQYLRAHEKRLRLMFHNLDRNNDGRIDVGEIQHSLHQLGVEVTMEQAAKILQSMDRDGTMTIDWNEWRDHFLFNPFHNMEEIVHYWKHSHMFDIGEQLTVPDEFSEQERRSGLVWRQLVAGAMAGAVSRTGTAPLDRLKVFLQVHGSTSRGINLWSGLRGMVQEGGVVSLWRGNGINVLKIAPESAIKFMAYEQIKWLIRGSKEGGSLRVQERFIAGSLAGATAQTIIYPMEVLKTRLTLRQTGQYSGMADCARQIMKTEGVRAFYRGYLPNTLGIIPYAGIDLAVYETLKNAWLQRYCVDSADPGVLVLLGCGTISSTCGQLASYPLALIRTRMQAQALAEGKPKLTMLGQFKHIISNEGVPGLYRGITPNFLKVVPAVSISYVVYEHMKKVLGVGY, from the exons atGGGCGAGGACGAGAAGGGGACCTGCGGCCACATTCGCCCCGGAGGAAACGAAGAAAACCGAGATACCGGAGCGGCTCTGGACCCGGACAGAGAGACGAAATATGCCGAGCTGTTCAAGCAGCTGGACTTGAATAAAGATGGCAGGGTGGACATCAATGAACTGAGGACCGGACTGGCAGCTCGTGGTTTGCACCGGGGAGAGGCGGAGGAG ATAGTCCTGGAGAGCGACATCAACCACGATGGTCTGCTGGACTTCCAGGAGTTCTCCCAGTACCTGCGGGCTCATGAGAAGAGGCTGAGGCTCATGTTTCACAATCTGGACCGCAACAATGATG GTCGGATCGATGTCGGGGAGATCCAGCACTCACTGCACCAGCTGGGTGTGGAGGTCACCATGGAGCAGGCAGCCAAGATACTGCAGAG caTGGACAGGGATGGCACTATGACCATTGACTGGAAtgaatggcgcgatcactttctGTTCAACCCTTTCCACAACATGGAGGAGATCGTCCACTACTGGAAACACTCCCAT ATGTTTGACATTGGGGAACAGCTGACGGTACCAGACGAGTTCTCGGAGCAGGAGCGGCGCTCAGGTCTGGTGTGGAGGCAGCTGGTTGCTGGAGCGATGGCAGGGGCTGTGTCCCGGACAGGAACTGCTCCACTGGACCGCCTGAAAGTCTTCCTGCAG gTACATGGCTCTACATCTCGGGGGATTAATCTGTGGTCCGGACTGAGGGGGATGGTCCAGGAGGGAGGCGTCGTCTCCCTCTGGAGGGGAAATGGCATCAACGTCCTAAAGATTGCCCCTGAATCTGCCATTAAGTTTATGGCCTATGAACAG ATCAAGTGGCTGATCCGAGGAAGTAAAGAGGGGGGCAGTTTAAGGGTACAAGAGCGGTTCATTGCTGGATCTCTGGCAGGAGCTACTGCCCAGACCATCATCTACCCCATGGAg GTGCTGAAGACACGACTTACATTAAGGCAGACAGGACAATACTCAGGTATGGCTGATTGTGCCAGACAGATCATGAAGACGGAGGGAGTCCGGGCTTTCTACAGGGGCTACCTGCCAAACACACTGGGCATCATCCCCTATGCTGGCATTGACTTGGCTGTGTATGAG ACTCTGAAGAACGCCTGGCTCCAGAGGTACTGTGTAGACTCAGCAGACCCAGGAGTGTTGGTCCTgctgggctgtgggaccatctCCAGCACCTGCGGCCAGCTGGCGTCCTATCCCCTCGCTCTCATTCGGACACGTATGCAGGCCCAAG CCCTCGCTGAGGGGAAACCCAAGCTGACCATGCTGGGCCAGTTCAAACACATCATATCCAATGAAGGTGTCCCAGGCCTGTATCGGGGCATCACCCCCAACTTCCTCAAAGTGGTTCCAGCAGTCAGCATCTCCTACGTGGTGTACGAGCACATGAAGAAAGTTCTCGGGGTGGGTTACTAG